The following proteins are encoded in a genomic region of Gimesia algae:
- a CDS encoding rhodanese-like domain-containing protein — protein sequence MPFLPEASYREFHLRGAINVPLGDCFEEQIRKEIPDKNQTIIVYSLNFECKISEQAMQWLLKLGYHSVYDYEPGKIDWYAAKLPIKHGASKSSSPEKEQGFLSFIE from the coding sequence GTGCCATTCCTACCTGAAGCCTCTTATAGAGAGTTTCATTTGCGGGGCGCCATCAATGTTCCCCTGGGTGATTGTTTTGAAGAACAAATCCGGAAAGAAATTCCCGATAAAAATCAAACCATCATTGTCTACAGTTTGAATTTTGAATGTAAGATTTCAGAGCAAGCAATGCAGTGGCTCCTGAAACTGGGTTACCACAGCGTCTACGATTACGAGCCAGGCAAAATCGATTGGTACGCTGCAAAACTCCCCATCAAACATGGTGCTTCCAAATCGAGTTCACCAGAGAAAGAACAAGGGTTTCTCTCTTTCATTGAATAA
- a CDS encoding host attachment protein produces MTTWILVADRAQARILVPEEAGAESLRQHVDFSGRAGYLAPDVEEPKTLTEQGDFIHPESHLSRQAVETDRPGRFDTTRSAQHSGDPEQDFKHQTAEHFAKELVGYLEKARQENQLDQLVLVAAPLFLGTLRKTLTSSLSQMVTLELDKDYTKLKPDEIRKHLPEEL; encoded by the coding sequence ATGACAACTTGGATTTTAGTTGCTGATCGTGCACAGGCTCGTATTTTGGTCCCTGAAGAAGCCGGAGCAGAATCACTCAGGCAACACGTTGATTTTTCTGGGCGAGCCGGGTATCTGGCACCTGACGTGGAAGAACCGAAAACCCTTACAGAACAGGGTGATTTTATTCACCCTGAAAGTCATCTTTCCCGACAGGCCGTCGAGACGGATCGTCCCGGTCGCTTTGATACGACCAGATCTGCACAACACTCCGGTGATCCAGAACAAGATTTCAAGCATCAGACAGCAGAGCATTTCGCCAAAGAACTGGTCGGCTATTTGGAAAAAGCCCGTCAAGAAAATCAACTCGATCAGCTGGTTCTGGTTGCTGCCCCTCTGTTTCTGGGGACGCTGCGCAAGACATTGACGTCGTCTCTGTCGCAGATGGTCACGCTGGAACTTGACAAGGATTACACCAAGCTGAAACCGGATGAAATCCGTAAACATCTTCCGGAAGAGTTATAG
- a CDS encoding Hsp20/alpha crystallin family protein, translating into MSETDNEIEIRMDVPGIQSEEIEVEVTGNTLLITGERKDEKEEKGRTYHRIERTSGSFSRSMTLSCEVDSDQVEAQCDNDGLMALFPNPI; encoded by the coding sequence ATGTCTGAAACTGACAATGAAATCGAAATACGAATGGATGTTCCTGGGATTCAATCTGAGGAAATTGAAGTCGAAGTCACCGGAAACACGTTGTTAATCACAGGAGAACGAAAAGATGAGAAAGAAGAAAAAGGGAGAACCTATCATCGTATTGAACGAACGAGTGGCAGTTTTTCCCGATCGATGACACTTTCCTGTGAAGTAGATAGCGATCAGGTTGAGGCGCAATGTGACAATGATGGTTTGATGGCTTTATTTCCAAATCCAATTTGA
- a CDS encoding zinc-dependent alcohol dehydrogenase family protein — protein MKAMLLTKIVSLRETDKPLEFVNVPLPQPKEGEVLLKVSVCGVCHTELDEIEGRTVPPKYPVIPGHEVIGRVEKCGANVSKMKVGDRVGVGWIHSSTGEIDENISPEFKATGRDVNGGYAEYMTVGEDYAYHIPEIFSDAEAAPLLCAGAVGYRALKLTNLKNGQSLGLTGFGGSAHIVIQLARHLFPESAVYVFARDEEARQFALELGATWAGDITDRSPDKLDAIIDTTPAWKPILEALNNLRPAGRLVINAIRKEDSDKETLLNLSYHDHLWMEREVKTVANVTHYDIAEFLTIAAEIPIKPKVELYELEEANRALTDLKRAPVQGAKVLLIK, from the coding sequence ATGAAGGCCATGTTGCTGACAAAGATTGTCTCTTTACGTGAAACTGATAAACCACTTGAGTTCGTCAATGTTCCTCTCCCTCAGCCTAAAGAGGGGGAAGTTTTGTTAAAAGTATCTGTTTGTGGAGTCTGTCATACGGAATTAGACGAAATCGAAGGTCGAACGGTTCCCCCTAAATATCCAGTAATCCCTGGCCATGAAGTGATTGGACGGGTTGAGAAATGTGGAGCGAATGTCAGTAAAATGAAAGTTGGTGACCGAGTCGGTGTCGGTTGGATTCACTCATCAACGGGCGAAATTGATGAAAATATAAGTCCTGAATTCAAGGCCACAGGTCGGGACGTCAACGGCGGATATGCCGAATACATGACAGTAGGAGAGGATTATGCCTACCACATACCGGAAATATTCAGCGATGCAGAAGCCGCCCCGCTTTTATGTGCGGGGGCTGTCGGTTATCGAGCTTTGAAACTCACCAATCTCAAGAACGGTCAATCGCTTGGGCTAACGGGTTTTGGAGGCTCAGCTCATATTGTTATACAACTCGCTCGTCATCTGTTTCCGGAGAGTGCCGTTTACGTGTTCGCCCGGGACGAGGAGGCTCGGCAGTTTGCATTGGAACTGGGGGCAACGTGGGCCGGTGATATCACGGATCGCTCTCCAGATAAATTAGATGCGATAATTGACACCACACCTGCCTGGAAACCGATTTTAGAGGCTTTAAACAATCTCCGTCCAGCAGGACGATTGGTGATCAATGCAATTCGTAAAGAAGACTCAGACAAGGAAACGCTACTCAATCTAAGCTATCATGATCATCTCTGGATGGAGCGGGAAGTTAAAACCGTAGCCAATGTGACGCATTACGATATTGCGGAATTCCTTACAATTGCAGCAGAGATCCCCATCAAACCCAAAGTTGAACTTTATGAACTGGAGGAGGCTAATCGAGCCTTGACTGATCTCAAGCGAGCACCGGTACAAGGGGCGAAAGTCCTTCTGATCAAGTAA
- a CDS encoding carbon storage regulator, whose amino-acid sequence MLVLTRKNKEQIRIADNIANNIIVTIVKIRGGNVKLGIECPRKIPIHRNEVPIETLDESESFLTLQFGNQKHFIL is encoded by the coding sequence ATGCTCGTTTTAACACGAAAAAATAAAGAACAGATTCGGATTGCTGATAATATCGCTAATAATATCATAGTGACTATCGTCAAGATTCGGGGAGGGAATGTGAAATTGGGAATCGAATGCCCCCGCAAAATACCGATTCATCGAAATGAGGTTCCAATAGAAACTTTAGATGAATCTGAAAGTTTCTTGACACTGCAATTTGGCAATCAGAAACATTTTATTCTTTAG
- a CDS encoding IS66 family transposase has protein sequence MNESKQNDVSRSRAGPTGFLEGYSGYLHADAFTGYDAMFSDIGSTVIEIACWAHTRSRFFKAVGSYPRESHQVLEWIRQLYDIEDRAHDSPVDARRELRVREAIPVLDRIETYLAELAPRTLPKSSLGKAVLYSPSDLIRFMESPYASWMQRLHVEHPELTTTFTLDASTRPSQKSSSTTSRLIISSEVVLVGLSSKDGT, from the coding sequence ATCAACGAATCCAAACAAAACGATGTCAGTCGAAGTCGCGCCGGCCCGACCGGTTTTCTGGAAGGCTACTCGGGATACCTGCATGCTGATGCGTTTACCGGCTACGACGCGATGTTTTCCGACATCGGATCGACCGTCATCGAAATTGCGTGCTGGGCACATACTCGAAGCCGGTTCTTCAAAGCCGTCGGCAGCTATCCACGTGAGTCGCACCAGGTGCTGGAATGGATCCGGCAACTGTATGACATTGAAGACCGTGCGCATGACAGCCCCGTCGACGCGCGTCGCGAGCTTCGTGTTCGTGAAGCGATCCCTGTGCTCGACAGGATTGAAACATACCTGGCCGAGCTGGCACCGCGTACGCTGCCAAAAAGCTCCCTGGGAAAAGCCGTTTTATATTCACCTTCTGACCTGATTCGATTCATGGAGTCTCCCTATGCCAGCTGGATGCAGCGTCTCCATGTGGAACATCCAGAATTAACAACCACTTTCACTTTAGATGCATCAACCCGTCCGTCCCAAAAAAGCTCATCAACAACCAGTCGTTTGATAATTTCGTCTGAAGTTGTATTGGTGGGTCTATCTTCGAAAGATGGTACTTGA
- a CDS encoding IS4 family transposase codes for MPFISSSRVNAASFSLFKRSMLQDASLPLSDVINDQRWQQVFNKHDIDFGSDPDVIYTPAITLWALISQVFFSGEQRSCKAAVIRVASLWAALGRRVCSTNTGAYCRARLKLSFTVIRDLVQQLAADAEAACDQNCVQSREQSAARLSPSSVADVKSRSTGGRILLVDGFTITAADTPENQRAYPQNPAQKPGLGFPVLRCVSLISMTTGLLVDLVSGPYSGKGSGETALLWQMLDALRPGDILVADSYYCTYWLVSACHARGVQILMKNHHLRDNHPQTARRLSKQERLVTWSRPSVCPAWMTRQEFWRQPLTLTLRLVDVQISQPGYRAKTFTIATTITDQKACPARWIAALYQSRWLVELDIRSIKCSLGMDILRAKSPGMVLTELWSCLLAYNLIRLKMLQSGMATGRDPRSLSFTTTQQMLAANWLLGAVTKTTEELATLGQQIPSSERVGHRTGRTEPRANKRRTKALALLKQPRYHYHQQRRAII; via the coding sequence ATGCCATTTATATCATCTTCCCGCGTGAATGCAGCATCGTTTTCTCTTTTTAAACGATCAATGCTGCAAGATGCTTCGCTCCCGCTGTCTGATGTCATCAACGATCAGCGCTGGCAGCAGGTGTTTAACAAACACGACATCGACTTTGGCAGTGATCCCGATGTCATTTACACACCGGCAATCACTCTCTGGGCGTTAATCTCTCAGGTGTTCTTTTCCGGCGAGCAACGCAGCTGTAAGGCAGCCGTCATCCGTGTTGCCAGCTTATGGGCGGCACTGGGGCGACGGGTCTGCAGTACGAATACCGGTGCTTACTGTCGCGCGCGACTCAAACTATCCTTTACCGTCATCCGCGATCTCGTCCAGCAACTTGCCGCGGATGCCGAAGCGGCCTGTGACCAGAACTGTGTCCAGTCCCGAGAGCAGTCAGCGGCGCGTCTCAGTCCTTCCAGCGTCGCCGATGTGAAATCACGGAGTACCGGCGGTCGCATTCTGCTCGTTGACGGCTTCACCATCACGGCCGCCGATACCCCTGAGAATCAGCGGGCCTATCCGCAGAACCCGGCTCAGAAACCGGGGCTCGGGTTCCCCGTTCTCCGCTGCGTTTCTCTGATCTCGATGACCACCGGACTGCTGGTCGATCTGGTGAGCGGGCCTTACAGCGGTAAAGGGAGTGGCGAAACGGCCCTGCTTTGGCAAATGCTCGATGCACTCCGGCCGGGTGATATTCTGGTGGCTGACTCGTATTACTGCACGTACTGGCTGGTGAGTGCGTGCCATGCCCGGGGCGTTCAGATCCTGATGAAGAACCATCACCTGCGTGACAATCATCCACAAACCGCACGTCGACTGAGCAAACAGGAGCGACTCGTAACGTGGTCACGTCCCTCTGTCTGTCCTGCCTGGATGACCCGTCAGGAATTCTGGCGACAACCGCTGACACTCACTCTGCGGCTGGTCGATGTGCAGATCAGTCAGCCGGGGTATCGCGCCAAAACATTTACGATTGCCACCACCATCACAGATCAGAAAGCATGCCCGGCGCGCTGGATCGCCGCCTTGTATCAGAGCCGCTGGCTGGTCGAACTGGATATTCGCAGCATCAAGTGTTCTCTGGGCATGGATATTCTGCGTGCGAAGTCTCCGGGGATGGTGCTCACGGAACTCTGGTCATGCCTGCTGGCGTACAATCTGATTCGGTTGAAGATGCTGCAGAGCGGCATGGCAACAGGTCGTGATCCCCGTTCACTCTCGTTTACCACCACGCAACAGATGCTGGCTGCGAATTGGTTGCTGGGCGCGGTTACAAAGACGACTGAGGAATTAGCCACACTCGGACAGCAGATCCCCAGCAGCGAACGTGTGGGACATCGTACCGGCAGAACAGAACCCAGAGCCAATAAACGGCGAACCAAAGCGCTGGCTTTGCTGAAGCAACCGAGATACCATTACCATCAACAACGAAGGGCCATCATATGA
- a CDS encoding BON domain-containing protein has product MIIIKMVCHRGSSDAHFFISVFAQKIKDEGENGGTAKRDENRLPPPHPENQLVVQITRVLRSTGYADLSQIRVSVEQGDVLLEGQIPTYFLKQVAQAQVLPLEEVKFVSNNLVVENSYNHH; this is encoded by the coding sequence ATGATAATTATTAAGATGGTGTGCCATAGAGGTTCGTCTGACGCACACTTTTTTATCTCTGTTTTTGCACAAAAAATAAAAGACGAAGGAGAGAATGGTGGAACTGCAAAAAGAGACGAAAATCGTTTACCCCCCCCCCATCCAGAGAATCAACTCGTTGTACAGATCACGCGGGTTCTACGATCAACGGGGTATGCTGACTTGTCTCAAATTCGCGTTTCAGTAGAACAAGGAGACGTGCTCCTCGAAGGGCAGATTCCTACCTATTTCTTAAAGCAGGTTGCCCAGGCTCAGGTTCTGCCATTAGAAGAAGTCAAGTTCGTGAGTAACAATTTGGTTGTTGAGAACAGTTACAATCATCATTGA
- the ppsA gene encoding phosphoenolpyruvate synthase has product MMTKEPLILWFDQIDISDVPAVGGKNASLGEMFCNLKSKNISVPNGFATTAAAYRLFLSETGLDQQIQEILHDLDTSDISNLQQHGREVRHAILSAEIPQSIQEEINEAYEKLSDNLLGGIDVAVRSSATAEDLPDASFAGQQESYLNVRGQTTLLDTCRRCFASLFTDRAISYRTEKGFEHFEIALSIGIQRMVRSDLSSSGVMFTIDTETGFKDAVLINAAYGLGENIVQGSVNPDEYYVFKPTLKTGHQPILKKALGSKEFKLIYDTGGEKMTRNVPVDSVDRKQFAINDDDILTLARWGCLIEDHYSKAHGHLCPMDIEWAKDGITQELFIVQARPETVHSQKKTQLLKTYHLNQRGRVLASGHSVGERIGHGIARVIQSAENLDEVQHGDVLITDKTDPDWEPIMKKAAAIVTNRGGRTCHAAIVSRELGLPAIVGAEEATNAIPSGSMVTVSCVEGDMGYIYDGQLDYEVEEVDLAQIPRPKTSVMMIVGNPNEAFRLSMLPSDGVGLARMEFIINSFIRIHPMALLEYDNLNDWALKAKIDHLTPAYDDKPSFFVDTLAQGVAMIAAAFYPREVIVRMSDFKTNEYANLIGGNLYEPKEENPMIGFRGASRYYHPHYRDAFGLECQAMRKVRETMGLKNMKLMIPFCRTVDEGRKVLAEMAKHGLRRGDEGLEIYIMCEIPSNVIQAEAFAEIFDGFSIGSNDLTQLTLGVDRDSEIVAHLFDERDPAVMDSLAAAIRKVKATGRKIGICGQAPSDYPEIAEFLIKQGIDSISLNPDSVLKTVTRIAEVEAEMESHFFHL; this is encoded by the coding sequence ATGATGACCAAGGAACCACTGATACTCTGGTTTGATCAGATTGATATCAGCGATGTACCTGCAGTAGGAGGTAAGAATGCGTCGCTCGGAGAAATGTTCTGTAACCTGAAGTCAAAGAATATTTCTGTCCCCAACGGCTTTGCGACGACAGCTGCCGCATATCGTCTTTTTCTGTCTGAAACGGGCCTCGATCAACAAATTCAAGAGATTCTCCACGATCTGGATACTTCGGATATTTCCAATCTTCAACAACATGGTCGTGAAGTCAGGCATGCGATTCTCTCTGCGGAGATCCCTCAATCCATCCAAGAGGAAATTAATGAGGCTTACGAAAAACTGAGTGACAATCTACTTGGGGGGATCGATGTCGCCGTCCGTAGTAGTGCCACAGCAGAAGATTTGCCCGATGCGAGTTTTGCTGGCCAGCAGGAATCCTATTTGAATGTTCGGGGGCAAACGACATTACTAGATACTTGTCGTCGCTGCTTTGCTTCTTTGTTTACAGACCGTGCGATTTCCTACCGGACAGAAAAGGGATTTGAACATTTTGAAATTGCCCTTTCCATCGGCATCCAGCGGATGGTGCGTTCGGATCTGTCATCTTCCGGTGTCATGTTTACGATCGATACCGAGACCGGGTTCAAGGATGCCGTATTGATTAATGCCGCCTATGGGTTGGGGGAAAACATTGTACAAGGGAGTGTGAACCCCGATGAATATTATGTCTTCAAGCCTACTCTCAAAACCGGACACCAACCCATTCTGAAAAAAGCATTAGGATCGAAGGAATTCAAACTGATTTACGATACCGGCGGGGAAAAAATGACCCGAAATGTTCCGGTTGACTCGGTAGATCGAAAGCAGTTTGCCATTAACGATGATGATATTCTTACATTAGCCCGTTGGGGATGTCTGATAGAAGATCATTATTCAAAAGCCCACGGACATCTCTGCCCAATGGATATTGAATGGGCAAAAGATGGCATTACACAGGAACTATTTATCGTACAGGCTCGACCGGAAACAGTTCACTCTCAGAAAAAGACTCAATTATTAAAGACCTATCATTTGAATCAGCGTGGAAGAGTTCTTGCTTCCGGGCACAGTGTGGGTGAACGAATCGGTCATGGGATCGCACGTGTCATTCAAAGTGCGGAAAACCTGGATGAAGTTCAACACGGTGATGTATTGATTACAGACAAGACCGATCCGGACTGGGAGCCCATTATGAAAAAAGCGGCTGCGATTGTGACCAATCGTGGAGGTCGCACTTGTCATGCAGCGATTGTGAGTCGTGAACTGGGATTGCCGGCGATCGTCGGAGCAGAAGAAGCAACCAATGCCATTCCTTCTGGATCAATGGTAACAGTCTCTTGTGTAGAAGGAGATATGGGCTATATATACGATGGCCAGCTTGATTATGAGGTTGAAGAGGTCGATCTAGCGCAAATTCCTCGTCCTAAAACGAGCGTGATGATGATCGTTGGAAATCCAAACGAAGCGTTTCGCCTTTCCATGTTACCCAGTGATGGAGTCGGTCTCGCGCGGATGGAGTTCATTATCAACTCATTCATACGCATTCATCCGATGGCACTTTTAGAGTATGACAATCTGAATGATTGGGCATTGAAAGCAAAAATAGATCATTTGACTCCAGCATACGATGATAAGCCATCGTTTTTCGTAGATACGTTGGCGCAAGGAGTGGCGATGATAGCCGCGGCCTTTTATCCACGTGAAGTCATTGTCCGGATGAGTGACTTCAAAACGAATGAATATGCCAACTTGATTGGCGGAAATCTCTATGAGCCTAAAGAAGAAAACCCCATGATCGGCTTCCGGGGTGCCTCCCGATATTATCACCCACACTATCGCGATGCTTTTGGTTTGGAATGCCAGGCAATGCGAAAAGTTCGTGAGACAATGGGGCTGAAGAATATGAAGCTGATGATTCCGTTTTGTCGTACGGTAGATGAAGGGAGAAAGGTTCTGGCGGAAATGGCGAAACATGGGCTGCGTCGTGGAGATGAAGGCCTTGAGATTTACATCATGTGCGAAATCCCCAGTAACGTTATTCAGGCAGAAGCATTTGCAGAAATCTTTGACGGTTTTTCGATTGGCTCGAATGACCTGACTCAGTTGACACTGGGAGTTGATCGAGATTCCGAAATTGTAGCTCACCTCTTTGATGAACGCGATCCTGCTGTCATGGATTCATTAGCGGCTGCCATCAGAAAGGTCAAAGCAACGGGAAGAAAAATCGGAATCTGTGGACAGGCTCCCAGTGATTATCCAGAAATAGCTGAGTTTCTTATAAAGCAAGGAATTGACAGTATCTCTCTGAATCCTGATTCCGTATTAAAAACGGTGACACGCATCGCAGAGGTCGAAGCAGAAATGGAATCCCATTTTTTCCATTTATGA
- a CDS encoding hemerythrin domain-containing protein, translating into MNQKTNSHEHLQFLLDEHEEIFSHMQELKDWWAQLDEKGLPKFGEMGTRVKGFRDLLAKHFDDEEQEGYFKPVFDEAPGFCIMVPDFKKTHAEILFRIDDFITRLKETEPPFQNWNKALKEFEEILADLHEHEDQEVKMVQEAFNQSASKKAEI; encoded by the coding sequence ATGAACCAAAAAACGAATTCTCATGAACATTTACAGTTTTTGCTGGATGAGCACGAAGAAATCTTTTCACACATGCAGGAACTGAAGGATTGGTGGGCACAACTTGATGAAAAAGGATTACCTAAATTTGGGGAGATGGGAACACGGGTGAAGGGCTTTCGTGATCTATTGGCGAAGCACTTTGACGATGAAGAACAGGAAGGATATTTTAAGCCAGTATTTGATGAGGCTCCTGGATTTTGTATCATGGTGCCGGACTTCAAAAAGACGCATGCAGAGATATTATTTCGTATTGATGATTTCATTACACGATTAAAAGAAACGGAGCCTCCTTTCCAGAACTGGAATAAAGCATTAAAGGAATTTGAGGAGATACTAGCCGATCTTCATGAGCACGAAGATCAGGAAGTCAAAATGGTTCAGGAAGCTTTTAACCAGTCAGCCTCAAAAAAGGCAGAAATCTAA
- a CDS encoding sialidase family protein: MIQHFATYFPTCFVRIGAVALLVTLAANTTRAQSTPTSALKITPPNPPNTGMLFVNHSTANRSGHLGHALVEYDDGKLLAFYPNCSGDNGGHSAVGWMEFKRSLDGGRTWSKRLPLPFSKQLFKKGEGRTAMAEKAVLTDQGDIVLFYLICDISTTALWQPYWTPLSSISSDGGKTWSEPKPVCETRGRVYDAVYHDGEIRALHFANDATGTWWGTTDEHIFELHVSSDGGKTFTRRSVLPFNTKDRGYGSLGRLANGDLIAFVYNRTNEHDLDYTTSADGGTTWSTVKASHFRRKIRNPQFIGFNGTFYMHGRSGAYGEGSGHMILYTSSDGTKWDDGVYLRMHDTGTGAYSNSIIVGSKNDQTPNRLLIQASHAYKDSKTNVLHWWLD, from the coding sequence ATGATTCAACACTTTGCAACGTACTTTCCAACATGTTTCGTTCGGATCGGCGCGGTCGCACTCCTTGTTACGTTGGCCGCCAACACGACAAGGGCCCAGTCAACGCCGACGTCCGCTCTGAAGATCACACCGCCGAATCCGCCTAACACGGGCATGCTGTTTGTTAACCATTCCACAGCCAATCGCAGCGGACATCTGGGGCATGCGTTAGTGGAATACGACGACGGCAAACTTCTCGCCTTCTACCCCAACTGCTCCGGCGACAACGGCGGCCACTCGGCGGTCGGATGGATGGAGTTCAAACGATCGTTGGACGGTGGCCGGACGTGGAGCAAGCGGCTGCCGCTGCCGTTCTCGAAGCAACTCTTTAAGAAAGGCGAGGGCCGCACGGCGATGGCCGAAAAAGCGGTGCTGACAGATCAAGGCGACATCGTTTTGTTCTACCTGATCTGTGACATCTCGACGACCGCGCTGTGGCAACCTTACTGGACACCGCTGTCTTCCATTAGCTCGGACGGTGGGAAAACATGGAGCGAGCCCAAGCCGGTGTGCGAAACGCGCGGCCGAGTTTACGACGCCGTGTATCATGACGGAGAAATCCGCGCGCTGCATTTCGCCAACGACGCCACGGGAACGTGGTGGGGAACGACCGACGAGCACATCTTTGAACTCCACGTCAGCAGCGATGGCGGCAAGACCTTCACCCGACGAAGCGTGCTGCCCTTCAACACCAAAGACCGCGGCTATGGATCGCTGGGTCGTCTGGCGAACGGTGATCTGATCGCCTTTGTTTACAACCGCACCAACGAGCATGACCTCGACTACACAACCAGCGCCGACGGCGGCACGACGTGGTCCACCGTGAAAGCCTCGCACTTCCGCCGCAAGATCCGCAACCCTCAGTTCATCGGCTTCAACGGAACATTCTATATGCATGGCCGCAGCGGTGCGTATGGCGAAGGCAGCGGTCACATGATTCTGTACACTTCGTCCGACGGTACGAAGTGGGATGATGGCGTCTACCTGCGCATGCACGACACCGGAACCGGCGCGTATTCCAACAGCATCATCGTCGGTTCGAAAAACGACCAAACCCCGAATCGTCTGCTGATTCAGGCTTCACACGCCTACAAAGATAGTAAGACCAACGTGCTGCACTGGTGGCTGGACTGA